ggaagaggaggaggaggaggaggaccttAGCAGTCATTGGATCCAACTTCTTCACTtttcaaatgtggaaactgagtcacagagcaagggagttacttgcccaggaacacatagctagtaagggtttgatgaaagatttaaattcaggtcttcctgactccaacttggGTTctcatcccacctctgacatatcctggctctgtgacccaaGGCCAGGCACATAACTTCTCGgtgcccccagacaactctccaaggctataagttgcagaaGAGGTGACTATCTATATTGGAGAAGAGCAGTCTAAGGATGAGTGTGATGATAGCTGTATTTGAGTACTTCAAAGTGGAAAAGAGATTAGGCTTATTTATTTATCGTCAAAGGCAAGACTAGGAGCGAACAAGAAAATCTAAGCTTCGtgtcaggaaaaaacttcctaataattagtcTTATCCAAAAGGCTTCCACGGGAGGTAGTAGGTTCTCCCTCACTAGGTGTCTTCCAATAACCAAACAAGTGTTGCATGGCCATTTGTAGGGTGGGTTCTCTTGGGGGATATCTTTTATGAGCACAGATTTAACCAAAtgatcactgaggtcccttctaattggAAAATTCTTTGCTATAAACATGAGTTCTTACTAGTGGCAAGGACATAAGATGCAGGGATTTAGGTTGGAGTTGAGGATCTGGTTCTTGCCGTGTGACACTGGGTGAGACACTTTCCCCtctctcatgtgtaaaatgggtgaGCTGGCGTAGTACCATGGtgctaggggagggggaaatgctggatttggcatcggagggcctgagtttgaatccaggcttCTCCTCTTACTCCCTGGGTTATCTCGGGTGGAAACTCTTTGGATGTCATTTTTTCTGCTATCAAAAAGGAAGGGGCTTGACTTGAGGTCCCCGTTCAGCTTCAGATCTTTGACCACCTCTCAGATATCCTTCAGCCCTAATCTTGTGATCGCGTGACAAGACAGCCGTAGGTCCAGGCTGTCACTGTTGTCACTGTCGGCATCAAGACTGAGAAGGGACTCATGTCCTTCAATCTCTGCTGCAGTTTTGGGGTCGGCCAGCGGGTGTCGCTGATgggtaggggaggagaaaggCTTGGCCAAGTGGTGGAGCTATGAGTATCAGGACTGGGTGGGGAGCCTAGACCGATGGCCCCGCCCGTGGGTGTCCCTGATGAGCGGGAGGGTCAGGGTGCATTCCCAAGCTCGGCCACGCGGGGGCGCGGCTATCATTAGGTCTGTGAAGAAGACTGCGATTCCAGCCTTGGCCATGTGGTGGTGCTGCGCACCGGCGACCACGGAGATTACTTGGTGTAGTTCCAGACCTGACCAGAGGGTGTCGCCTAAGGGGGACTCTGCTGGCTTGGGTGGGTGGTGGCTAGAGATGCGCTTAACCCTTTACCTCCCGCCTCAGGTGTCCAAAGCTGCGGCCGAGCTGCTGGCCTTCTGTGAGGCGCATGTGAAGGAGGATCCACTGGTGACCCCGGTGCCCGCGGCCGAGAATCCCTTCCGCGAGAAACGACTTTTCTGCGTCCTGCTCTGAACCCCCCAGCTCcctaaaaatacagaaataaaatgaatgacttCTGCATCGCCTGGCCTtgtgggggaaactgaggcaccggGAGTGGGGGCGGTTGGGGCAAGAGATCTAGATTGACCGGAATCCCGCGTCCTCCCCTGGGGCAGTGGGAGCGATAGGGTGGAGATGCTCAGAGAGGGAGCGTTCATCTCCCCTCCGCCCCGCATCCCTTCTCCAGCATCCTCAGCATCTGGCGGCCCGTGGGCAGTCCCGAGCCACTCCCCGCTCCTTCTGGACCACCCCTGAGGCCAGCTCCCGTGTTCTTCACGCCTGGTCCCCTCTGTTCTCCATATTTGGCTACATCCCATAGCCCATCTCCCGTTCTGACCCAAGCCGAATCCTGCGTATTAGCCGCCGCATCTGGGTGGGCGACGCACTCACACTTGTCCCCCAGGGTGCTCTAACCGAGCCCATGCATTGTTCCCCATTTGCTCCCTTAtatcgcccccccccccagctatGCCCTCCCATGTACTGCTTTTCGCTGTCCGTGCCCTCGGAGGGAAGCTGCCGGAACCGAGACCCCTGCCCCCCATCCTTGTCTCTCGGAGGCAAGGCGCGTCTAGGCCCGGGGGCACATTGATGGGCTCtctgtggggagggggatggaggcTCAGGCTGCTACAGCAGGAGGGCCGGAACAGAAGGAGGCCCACACTACTCCATTCCAGCAGCGTAGATGCGGgccaggggagggagagggaatcagagaaggggggaggaggggacaggtCGTTGCTCAGTTATTAACAATTAGATTAGGGTCCCTGGGGTCCACTCCTTCCTGCCGGGAGGACAGCGGAGCTGTAATTATATCTCTGCATCCCCTCCCGCAGCCGGCTCCGGGCGGGGTTGCGTCATGTCTGCTGGAGCCCCGGGGGAAACggtactgaggcaggattttgtGGGGGTTGGGCTGCAGGCGGAGGGCTGGGGGAGTGAGTTTCTTTggtggaaaaaggaaaagaaagagcagGGAGGTGGCTAGACCCAGGGAATTCCAGAACCCTACACCCTTGGAATCAATGAATCCCAGGTTTTTAGAAGCTTAGTCCCATCAGCTCATGTTAAGACCCAAAGGAGGGAAAGGTATCACAAACCGATTTGTGAGAAACAGATGCTTGGAGAAAAGGGGCTGTGGGGTAGGTATTGGGGAAGTGTGTGGGGGGGAATAGTGGCAAGAGCTGGGGATGGGACTTGGGggggcctaggttcaaattccagttctgagGTGAGGTTGGGTAGGTAGCCTTGGGTGAGTGCCTTCCAGATTGGGGACCTCAATATCCCCAACTATACAATGgatgagtgcatgtgtgtgtgagacagagagagagagacagagagacagagagagaaagacatacaGAGAGTGATGGTCTCTATAATTCCATACCTGGAGGATGAAGTCTGTTAGGtgaaggaggtggggaggcaaATGGATGGATTGGGGGAATTGGTTGGATTCATATAAATTGAAGGGCTGGCCAAAGAATGGCAGGAGAGTTGAAATTgatgaaactggaaagaaagaagatgggCATTGAAAATAGAGGTGAAATGCCTaggaaggggaggggacaggaagCTCAGCACCAGGGCAGGGGCACCTCCTCAGAATCCAAGAGGTCAGGGACAGGGCAGTTCCTTGGAGGCTTCAGGAACCTGGTGTCCTGTGAGTCCAGGCCTCATTGATCTCATTACGGAATGGGATGAAACCACAGGCCTCTGGCCTGGCTGTTTACCTCCTACAATGGTGGTGCCAGACTCAGGCCCCACAAGATGCAAAAACACCAGAGATGAACTCTGATGGGAATTCCACACTCTCTGGTTCCCTCACATTTGACCGCAGACAAGTTCCCTGGGTATCGTACATTGCCTTCATCCCTCCAACAAGCATAACCAGAACATCTGTGTCATATGGACCATGGAACAGAACATTTGCATTCTCATTAGTTTTCCCTGATTAGGGAGAGCCTGGTCTGAAGTCATAGACTACCGCCTGTGTCTGGCAGCCAACATCTAACTTGGTGCTAGTTAAAATATGGACCAGCAGACTGGTGTCCATCCACACTTGGGATTTAGCACCCTACTCACAGTCTTTGAACTTCTCAGTGATAGCCCACTTTAAAGCCAAGAACTCCAGAGTATAGAAAGGGTAAGTTTCATCACCCAGAGTTTCACTCTGTTGGCAAATGTGATGGGTTATAGTCACTGTGTTGGTACAAGACTGCTCCCAAGCCTTTCAGGCTAACATCTATCTGCAAGCAGGCCAAGAAGCACACTTAGGTCTGCACAGACCCGATGGTAGTGTATCTGGGGGCAGCAGACTAAGTTATTCCAAGCTTGTTCACACCTATCGATCCAACCATCTCCCACTGGTTTCAGATAGCTCAACCAAATAGCCTTTCCTATCCATCTACCTCTGATTCTTGATCATACATGCTCAAAAgtgagattgttgttgttcagtcatttcggtcatgttCAATTCTCCGTGACTCCATTCTGGGTTTCCTTGGctgagatactggaatagtttgcaaCTTCCTTctgctgctcattttacagataaggaaactgagtcaagtgacttgcccagggtcacacagctagtaagtgtctgagaccagatttgagctcaagaagtcttggtgctctatgcactatgacGCCACCTAATGGTTTAGCAGAACACTTTACACACTTGTGACAAAAGCCACTAAATCCTGGAGCTGTCCTCAGGTCTCAAAGATCCTTTGGAGGTGACCGCTTGAAGGtaacttttgttttctctgagtcATTTCTCCTTGCTGAGATACTCGATGATTCACATACGAGTAGAAGTCCTGTGTGCCTGATGTTTGTCACAATTTCACACTTACTTCCTCTAGTTGACCTAACATTTTCATCTGTCTTTTCTCATACTTTTGCAGGATGAAGTCACCCAGATCCATGTCATCGTGTTCATAGAGATCATGCCTCCAACAAGTTCCTCCAGAAGCCATTGAAAAGTGGCAGGCACCCCTAAGACCCCTCGGGGCAGTGACTCAAACTGGGAAAATCCATCTGGACAAATGAAAGTcgctttctctttgtcttcttctgcAATAGGAACCAGATGCTATCCAGATATCTGGCAGCATCCAGTCTCCAAAAATCCAGCACTGAGAACCACTGGCTGCCCAGCAGATCTTCCAGGCACCTTAGCTCCTGACATGTTGCCCTGGTCCAATTTAGATCTCTCATTCAAAGTCCTCTAGTACATGAACATTCAGtctttttttatataactatGACTACTGAGATCAGTGATGCATATAGGTTATCAGACTTTACAATGACGCCATCAATCACttaccattagactgtgagtttcttgaaaccaagaattgtcttttgcctttattgtttttttttttgtatccctggcacttagcatatacagtgcctgatatattaggaggtacttaaatgtttactgactgactatgaATTCACAGGGTTTCAGATGGTATCTGTAGGAGATGAGAGATATAGCCAGAGTCTCAGCCCTGCTGTTGCTGGTGCCGATGCCTGGAGACCACCAAACTCCGTCCATCTGcccaccactgccactgctgctgctacttacTCTAGGCACAGAATATTCAGTCATGGATAAAAATGAGCTGGTGTAGAGGGCCAAATTGGCTGAGCAGGCTGGGAGAATGATGATATGGCAGCCTGGGTGAAGTCTGTAACTGAGCAAGGAGCTGAATTATTCAGTGAGGAGAGGAATCTTCTCTCTGTTGCTCACAAAAATGTTGTAGGGGCCCAAAGGTCATCTTGGAGGGTCATTTCAAATATGGAACAAAAGACAGAaggtgctgagaaaaaaaaaaaaacaacaggtgGCCAGAGAATACAGAGAGAAAGTTGAGACTGAGCTAAGAAACACAGTGCAATGACATATGTCTCTATTGGAAGAGTTCTTGATTCCTAACACTTCCGAGCAGAAAGCAAAGTTTTCTGTTTGAAAACGAAAAGAGACTGTTTTTTGGCTGAGGCGGCTGCTGGCGATGACAAGAAAGGAATAGTCAATCATTCTCaacaagcaatttgaaattagcATAAAGGAGATGCATCCAACGTATGCTAGAAGATTGGGTCTGTGTTCTCTTAGGAGATCCTGAGCTCTCCAGAGAAAGCCTGCTCCCTTGCAAAGACAGCTTTGACTGAAGTCGCTGATGAAACTGATACATTAAGTGAAGAATCGTACAAAGGTGGCATGCTCATAATGTAATTACTGAGAGACCGCTTGGACACTAGCACCCCCAGACTTAAGGGGAAGAACAGAGAAGAGGGTTAACCAGTCTtctaacttttgtctgcctcattcTAAAATTCACATGGTAGACCATTGGTCATCCATGCTGTCCTACAAATAGTTTTTGTTTACTCTATGACAGATTTATGTTACTTCTATTTGGATTTTTGTATTTCCCATGTGGTTTTCGTGTTTAATATTAGGGGAGTTGAGCCAGTTAACATTTGgggagttgtttgtttttatctgttGTGGCCAAGATGGGGATGTGGAATTTTTATATGCTTTTTACATGTCTGTCATAGTCCTTTTGGCACATTGTGATTTCACAAGTCTTCTGTATCTAAGCAGAGAAAACTGCCACCATATTGGGCTGtcgtgatgggaggaggggaagggttaATTGGTTTCAATGACAGGTATAGTTATCTGGGTTACTTTAGGGTTGGAGAACTTAGGGCTGTAGTGGAAGCAGATGTCCCATAGATATTACATGTCATTCCGTGTGTATCTGTGGAACATACAATCTCAACATGTGCCCTTTGATGATTACCGTTGCAAAAACATTCCTTAAGAAAAAGTTTTAGCCTGGTCAGTTTATTttggagaaagacagaaacaaccCACATGTCAAAATTTGTATCTAAA
This Trichosurus vulpecula isolate mTriVul1 chromosome 2, mTriVul1.pri, whole genome shotgun sequence DNA region includes the following protein-coding sequences:
- the GNG8 gene encoding guanine nucleotide-binding protein G(I)/G(S)/G(O) subunit gamma-8, which codes for MSNNMAKIAEARKTVEQLKLEVNIERMKVSKAAAELLAFCEAHVKEDPLVTPVPAAENPFREKRLFCVLL